acgaagcagaggaagcgatcgagcagtcgcgcggagcgcttcccaaaaaccttattcgccctctcccggtgcaggatcgctgaagacgacggttccggagacctgctctcccaatcgctaGTGCACGCcaacaatcgggatggagtagactacggtgacggcgcagcagcgagaggaggcaaaaccctagctcgaatagatctgtttttggtagaggccggtaggtcgcatatataggagagcccacgattctcacttctcacgtcgcgatcgtgatctaaaccggttaggatttcatatatctcgctgacttaaagaccaagtaaccaaaaaataaaacggcaaaaggaagccacgcccccgcaaggcgaggggtcggatttcgacggaccattcacgcaggggtgccacgcgcccgcgcccttcgcctCGCCCACAcgcgtgtggagctctccttctctccccacacacatagcttggaggagtggagacaacttccatatttaagttggtcatccctcccctccattagcaatgtgggactaaagacttgcaccactccacctcttgcccacatgggcctttgagatttatttaaaattctgaaattactatggGCTAGGGCCATTATTTCAACAAACATTCTGTTTCAGTTCTTCGAGAAGGGATACGCCATGATTGAGCTGCAGGTTGATTATGTCTACAAGAAGTGACAGGGTGCAGGGTAGAGTATATTGTTCGGAAAAGTAGTAGTAATGTAGTTACTTGGTGATTAACTTTCTGCTATGTCGTTTATTTACCCGCAAGCTGTACTGTGAGCTTTAATCTTATCGTGTAATGTACCTATGGGGTTGGACCGGGCAATCCAATATGATATTATGGTGCTATCGAATCGTTTTAAGTGAGTCGAATGTTTCTGCCAACTCGTTCTTGTTTGTTCTGTTTTTGTGTTTGCAATGTTCATCTGTTTTAAGGGCATTGCTATCACTGCTATAAATTTAGATTCAAGAATTGAAAAGATATCTGAAATTGCTAGTTTTTCAGAATTTTCTGTGTTAGCTAACGTGTTCAGTTTATGTTATGTAAAATACATAGTTGATTGTGCTTTGATTTTTACTACCAACTGATTGCTAAGAGCTAGGGATGCAAGTGGGTGGAATTTGGGATGCAGGTGGGAAGAAGCTTGAGAAGGTGATAGTGGTGGAACGAGGGTGCCTGGAACATCAAAGAAAGCGGTGGCCGCATGATCGACCAGAATGATGGTCTTCCAAAAACATGTCAGCCTCCCACTCTTTTTCCCGTCTCGTACCGAgccatctcaaaaaaaaaaaaacgatcaGCCTTTTGCAGAATTTTTTAGGGTTCTATTTATTGAAGCGATGAATTGATTGGGATTTCTCTGGTACATTTGTTGGATTGAATTGAATTCTAGCTTTCTCGTGCAGAGGAAAAATTTAGCCACTAGTAGTTTATTGGTTGGAGGCAGTTTGGATCATGTCAGAATAGCAAGCTATGATACGCTCTGGCTTAGAAAAACTAATGCATTTAATTCAGCTCAATTACTGGTATGGGAGTTGAATGAAGTGAAGTCTGTTCACTCTGGGGAATCAGCTGAACTGCATATTGTTTTGCTATGGGAGTTACAGGACAGAAGTGCACATTGCTGGAATAGCTATGCATCACATATTTACATGATATCAACTGAAGTGAGTGGATAGCATCCTGATTTTCCTGTCCCTTTTCTGATTAATCTCAACCCCGATGTGTCCTGAGTTTGATATTGTTTTAGCCTGAATGTTCTGATTGTTGCTCTGCATCTCTGTCTAAACACTATATTGACAGAATACACTATTGTTTTAGTCAATCAGAATACACTATTGTTTTAGCCTGAGTAGTAGCACACTAGATCTAGGAGATGCAAACCAACACAAAGCTGTGAGAATTCAGCAATTTCAAGTATTGACAGAAGAACTACATGTGCAGACAATCTCGGATGCCTTCCTCTTACAGGACCTCCTCTTTGCCTTTTTTTAGTGAAATTAGTACAACAACCTGTAAGAAAACAAAATGTAAGAGGGATGTTTAGTTGTCCTTGGTGTTTCAAGCAATGGAGCAGAGTGATACCTTGCTGTTTGTTTTTCACTGGTCTCTCCAAGTACCTGTGCGAGAACGAGGTATTTAGAAAGTTTAAATATTCAGGTTTACTTACATGACATACATAATCAGCTAAACGTGTTCAGATAACACACACAAGGCAAAGAATTAACATTATGCTTCATCATCGTGACTGAACATTTAGAATGCAGGAAAATAGACAGACTGCACTTTATGTGGGACTTGTTCTCAGTGAATAAGTTCCtgaattataaaaaaaaggcaTGCTTATTGCTGTCATCCGGCTTACATAGTTGACACAATCAGAGGGCAGGATATCTTTGTGatatattccctccgtcccaaattactattcgtatctagacatagcatatatctagatgcatagcaaagtctatatatctagaaaagctaaaacgaatagtaatttgggacggaggaataTATGGGAAAGAAATTAGACTAGTGCCAAATCCCACATACATAATCCTGACGAAGAATAAGCTAGGTCCCTTGTTGGACATAAACAACAAGTTTAGGATGCGCCTCTTGTCTGAATTGCAGAGTCAGAGTCTTCATTAATTTGGGTCGTTATATTCCAGAGTTATTAGAGGATGTGATCGGTTAGATTTTCTCCCTTCCTGAGGTTTAGCACTTCGATGAATAATCTGTGCATTTCCTTCCTGACGTTGCGAGGCTGGTAGGCTGCCAATGCAGCACAACACTACCTGGAAATTGGGCGTGCTAGCTTTCAGACTTCTTGCGATGAATGTAGTTCGGACACAGTTCTTGTTCCCAGATAGATAGGAATGCAGATATTGTACTGTTCTAAACCATGCCATTGGTTCGAGCAGAATGCTGTGGAGACAGTCTACAATATTTTTTAGTCGCTCAAAAGGTTACAGGAACCTACAGCCTACAGAACAATCGTGTTGGTGCTTAATTGTTAGCTTTGAGGTTCCCTTTCTCACATCGTAGAAAGACTTCTTAGTCTATACCATGCCTATACTCCAGcgatttatattttttaatacagCATTGTCTTTACAAGCAGATTAGCAGATTCATCATCATTTGCCATCATGCTGCTTGACTGACGGATCTAGGAGGGTAGTCGGCGTTTGGACGGGAGTATGGGCTGTATGGACTGCTTACCGGCCCGAGAACTGGCCCAAACCAACAGAGTGGCCTGGCCTGATTTTTCTTTCCAGTGGCCGCGCCGCGGTGTGGCCCGGCCTTCTTGCTCGACACGAAAGCCTTCCAGCTCATCAAGCCCGGCAACCGCTCCTGTCCGCCCCGGGCTACAACTACAAGAATCGAAAGGGGATCTCGCAAGTTCGCAACGCCCAACGGCTTCCTTTTCCCGCcgtctcccttcctcttccgcCCCCATACGCTGACCGCCCCCGCCGTCCTAGTAATCACCCCTTCGCGCCCTACGCTCTCCTGTACAGCACCCATGGCTGCCCTTCGCGCCCTACGCTCTCCTGTACAGCACCCATGGCTGCACGACGGTCCTGGGCGGACCTCCCCGCCGATCTCATCGTCGAGATTGCCCGTCACGTGCCGTGCCTCGAAGACTGCGTCTAAGGATGGCAACGGGGCGGGTTCGGTTTGGGTAGAGTCTCTGGGCATCCAAAACCGAAACCCGAACCTAAAACACGAATCCGCCCCGAACACCGTTTCGGGTGAAAATCCATCCTCGAAACCCAAACCCGCGGATACCTGAAACCTAACGGATTAACCGAAACTCGAGAATACACATTGCTCGCAAAACCTACAGATCAAATTCAAAAAGAAAATCTGTTACTCTCCTCCCCGAGCCGtagcctcctcctcttccctcaAGAACTGTACCACCACGCCATCACCATTGATTGAACAGGGAGAGGCAAGGAAGGGGTCTACGCTCGCCGGCGGGGAAGAAGGGACGCAGGAGGGCGGTGGGGCAGAGCGGGCGAGGTAGAGGAGCCGGCGGGCAGCAGGCGGCGTGACAGAGGAGCGGGCAgtggaggagcaggaggcgggCACGGCTGGGTGCGGCGTGCGGGAGTCGGAGTCGCGGCCTCGACGCCTCGTGGGAGTGTGGGACGGCGGCAGGGTGCCTGGGTGCGGACCGTGCGTGCGGGAGTTGGAGTCGGAGCGTGTTATATACCTAGGATTGCTAGTGGGCTTTTAGTGGGCCGAATGGTTTCGTGATCTCGATGGAGCTCCATGAGTGTATTTAAAAATCTACCCCAAACTTGCACATTTCGGATATCTGAACCCGAAAACCGTGGGCGAAATCTAAGAAGCAAAACCGAAACTCACGGATATCCGCCCGAAACCGATCCGCTGCCATCTTAACCGCGTCCGCGCAGCCAGGGCGTGCCGCACCTGGCTCCGAGGCGTGCTGACGCACCCGTGCCCGCTCCAGCTCCCGTGGCTCCTCCTCCCGTACCAGAACGCCGCCGCTCTCCCGCCCTACGCCACCCGCAGGGCGTCCTTCTTCTGCGTCCTCTGCAACCACGCGCACCGCGTCGCCGTCCCGCACTACACGGAGGGCGCACGCTTCTTCGGCGCGTACCCCGGTGGCTGGCTTTTTCTCGCCTACGGCCAGAGCTGCGGGCACGGGCTGATCAACCTCCGCACCCACGAGAGCCTCTACCTCCCCGACGACATCATCATAGGGGCAGGGGACGGATTGGCGTGGCAACATCCCATGTTCATCCGCACCGCCACCCTTTCTGCCCCGCCGGCCACGCTCGAGGgatgcgtcgccgccgccatcatcacGGTTCTTACTCCGGAGTATTTCTTCGGTGCGTCGCATGTTACGCTCTGGCGCATGGGGAGCTATCTGGCCTCCGCCTCCTGCACGTTCGAGTTGGACGCCGAGGACGTCACATACCACAACGGCGCCTTCCATTTCCTCACCCGGCTAGGGAATCTGCTCCTGTGTACGCCAGAATTCCAAAATGAATCGCCCCTGGGACGACTGCAAGTGCGGGGGGAATTCCGGGAGATGCTGGGCCGTGTGCTGAATGCCGGCGCTCGCTACCTCGTCGAGTGCCGCGGCGAGCTTCTGAAGGTCTTGCGAGTTCAGCCTCATCAAGAGGTGACGTGGTCGTTCAGGGTGTTCCGGATGACGCAGGAGCAGGTACCGGACGCCGACGGTATCGACGCCGACCATGCTCGCTACGGTTGGACCGAGCTGCCCGCGCTGGATGGCCGGATGCTGTTCGTGGGGCGCGGC
Above is a genomic segment from Setaria viridis chromosome 4, Setaria_viridis_v4.0, whole genome shotgun sequence containing:
- the LOC117853602 gene encoding uncharacterized protein yields the protein MKRVGNTVAKEGKSKPVVEVLKKWIKVRASYIKKLLIGPPQAKPKLTDIRPKPIRCHLNRVRAARACRTWLRGVLTHPCPLQLPWLLLPYQNAAALPPYATRRASFFCVLCNHAHRVAVPHYTEGARFFGAYPGGWLFLAYGQSCGHGLINLRTHESLYLPDDIIIGAGDGLAWQHPMFIRTATLSAPPATLEGCVAAAIITVLTPEYFFGASHVTLWRMGSYLASASCTFELDAEDVTYHNGAFHFLTRLGNLLLCTPEFQNESPLGRLQVRGEFREMLGRVLNAGARYLVECRGELLKVLRVQPHQEVTWSFRVFRMTQEQVPDADGIDADHARYGWTELPALDGRMLFVGRGCSRSFVAAHFPGSQEGVYFLDDGSFHAAPMICVGDGPRQ